In Arthrobacter sp. SLBN-112, a genomic segment contains:
- a CDS encoding cell division protein FtsQ/DivIB, with protein sequence MPSSRRPTYAPPKRNNRTDAAAGTGARKDPEKDAPRLAGGDVITASRSIPEQTVQKPAKAQEPAGATVLAFPEPKAKRRRKKVLLAIGTVLVLVAGLLAGAIYSPVLALQTISVSGTRLLTPAQVQAALEPLRGKPLPQISDDDVRGLLGPLVQVKSVSVEARPPSTLAIAVHERVPVALVKQGEQYQLVDVDGVQLGTTADPASASLPVIDGGAGAIGQDLFRATAAVLGALPADVLAKLSNASAQSVDAVELKLVDGQTVVWGNASEKELKAKVLAALLKVPADPKNPVRVYDVSVPRHPVTR encoded by the coding sequence ATGCCTAGCTCCCGCCGCCCCACCTACGCTCCTCCGAAGCGGAACAACCGCACTGACGCTGCGGCAGGCACCGGCGCCCGGAAGGACCCGGAAAAAGACGCACCCCGTCTCGCCGGTGGCGATGTCATTACCGCTTCCCGCAGCATTCCGGAGCAGACGGTGCAAAAGCCGGCCAAGGCGCAGGAACCCGCCGGTGCGACGGTCCTGGCGTTTCCGGAGCCTAAAGCCAAGCGGCGCCGGAAGAAAGTCCTGCTTGCGATCGGCACCGTGCTGGTGCTCGTGGCGGGACTCCTCGCCGGGGCCATCTATTCGCCCGTCCTCGCCCTGCAGACCATCTCGGTCAGTGGCACCCGGTTGCTGACGCCCGCCCAGGTGCAGGCCGCCCTGGAACCCCTCCGCGGCAAGCCGCTGCCGCAGATCAGTGACGACGACGTACGCGGCCTCCTTGGGCCCCTGGTCCAGGTCAAGTCCGTCTCGGTCGAGGCACGGCCGCCCTCCACGCTGGCCATCGCCGTGCATGAGCGGGTCCCGGTGGCCCTGGTCAAGCAGGGGGAGCAATACCAGCTGGTGGACGTCGACGGCGTCCAGCTGGGCACCACGGCTGACCCGGCTTCGGCTTCCCTGCCGGTGATTGACGGCGGCGCCGGTGCGATCGGCCAGGATCTTTTCCGTGCCACGGCAGCAGTCCTGGGGGCGTTGCCGGCGGACGTGCTGGCCAAGCTTTCCAATGCGTCCGCCCAGTCCGTGGACGCCGTGGAGCTGAAGCTTGTGGACGGCCAGACGGTCGTGTGGGGCAACGCCTCGGAGAAGGAACTCAAGGCCAAGGTGCTGGCCGCACTGCTCAAGGTTCCGGCGGATCCGAAGAATCCCGTCAGGGTCTACGATGTCAGTGTGCCCCGGCACCCCGTGACGCGCTGA
- the murC gene encoding UDP-N-acetylmuramate--L-alanine ligase has protein sequence MNPHTNARPDTLGKVHFIGIGGVGMSAVARIMVARGVPVSGSDAKDLPVMADLAAAGARIAVGYAAENLGDAQTVVAGSAIREDNPELAAAKQAGLPVLHRSEALAATMGDDAVVTVAGTHGKSTTTSMITVLLRAAGLDPSFAVGANIPALGVNAAHGTSGIFVAEADESDGSFLNYRPRIAVVTNVEPDHLDYYGTAEAVYESFDRFTALLPAYGLLVACADDAGALALAERTRHRGATRVVLYGTNEAADVRLLDDGPGQAAVATSAGQWALALQVPGRHNALNAAAAFAVALELGVEPAAAAAGLASFSGASRRFELKGTARGVRVFDDYAHHPTEVRAALAAARSVAGDHKVHVLFQPHLFSRTREFAAQFADALNLADTALVLDIYPAREDPIPGVTSQLIADHLTGGGRLVAAADAVATLAAAAGDGDVVLTVGAGDVTAYGPRIVEALDA, from the coding sequence ATGAATCCCCACACCAACGCACGCCCTGACACCCTCGGCAAGGTGCACTTCATCGGCATCGGGGGAGTGGGCATGTCCGCCGTAGCCCGGATCATGGTGGCGCGCGGGGTCCCGGTCAGCGGATCCGATGCCAAGGACCTCCCCGTCATGGCTGACCTCGCGGCCGCCGGCGCCCGCATCGCGGTCGGGTACGCCGCGGAGAACCTCGGGGACGCGCAGACAGTGGTGGCCGGGTCCGCCATCAGGGAAGACAACCCGGAGCTGGCTGCCGCGAAGCAGGCGGGGCTGCCCGTACTCCACCGCTCCGAAGCCCTGGCAGCCACCATGGGGGACGACGCCGTGGTGACAGTGGCGGGAACGCATGGAAAATCCACCACCACGTCCATGATCACCGTATTGCTGCGGGCCGCCGGCCTGGACCCCTCCTTTGCCGTGGGGGCGAATATTCCTGCCCTGGGCGTCAACGCCGCCCACGGGACATCCGGCATCTTCGTAGCGGAAGCGGATGAATCCGACGGCTCCTTCCTGAACTACCGGCCCCGGATCGCCGTCGTCACCAACGTCGAGCCGGACCATCTTGACTACTACGGCACGGCCGAGGCCGTCTACGAGTCGTTCGACCGGTTCACCGCCCTGCTGCCCGCTTACGGGCTCCTGGTTGCCTGTGCAGACGACGCCGGGGCGTTGGCCCTCGCGGAAAGGACCCGGCACCGCGGCGCCACGCGCGTTGTCCTGTACGGCACCAACGAGGCGGCGGATGTACGGCTGCTCGACGACGGCCCGGGCCAGGCGGCCGTGGCAACCTCCGCCGGGCAGTGGGCGCTTGCCCTGCAGGTTCCCGGCCGGCACAACGCGCTCAACGCCGCAGCAGCGTTTGCCGTGGCCCTTGAACTCGGCGTGGAGCCGGCGGCCGCCGCGGCCGGCCTTGCCAGCTTCTCGGGCGCCTCGCGCCGGTTTGAACTGAAAGGCACAGCCCGGGGGGTGCGGGTTTTCGACGATTACGCCCACCACCCGACGGAAGTCCGCGCTGCCCTTGCCGCGGCCCGCTCCGTGGCCGGAGACCACAAGGTCCACGTCCTGTTCCAGCCGCACCTGTTCTCCCGGACCAGGGAGTTCGCCGCCCAGTTCGCCGACGCCCTGAACCTGGCGGACACGGCCTTGGTCCTGGACATCTACCCGGCCAGGGAGGACCCCATTCCGGGCGTCACCAGCCAGCTCATCGCCGACCACCTCACTGGCGGAGGACGGCTGGTGGCCGCCGCCGACGCCGTCGCCACCCTGGCAGCAGCCGCCGGCGATGGCGACGTCGTCCTGACCGTCGGTGCCGGTGACGTCACCGCCTACGGCCCGCGGATAGTGGAGGCGCTGGATGCCTAG
- the murG gene encoding undecaprenyldiphospho-muramoylpentapeptide beta-N-acetylglucosaminyltransferase, translating to MTPATPSIVLAGGGTAGHISPLLAIAAALRNEAPGAEILAVGTPSGMETRLVPAAGVQLATIDRVPFPRKPSADLFRLPGRLAGAVRQAGAILDQANADVLVGVGGYVCTPMYLAARKRRIPVVIHEANARPGLANRVGAFLNGTVAVAFEGTPLRHAVHVGMPMRKEISGLDRKSARTAARAALGLDPQQPTLIVTGGSSGAQSINRTIAAAVGRLAGAGIQTLHVTGRGKTVLDEAGQPLAADGYRQVEYIDGMELAYAAADLLLARSGAATVCEVAAVGVPAVLVPLPIGNGEQALNAAGLVAAGGALLVADRDFTPDWVARELIPLITDKARLAAMEAKSYRLGIRNADQRMAGLVLEAVSA from the coding sequence ATGACACCAGCCACCCCCTCTATCGTCTTGGCCGGCGGCGGAACAGCCGGCCACATCAGCCCGCTCCTCGCCATCGCCGCGGCCCTCCGGAACGAAGCACCGGGGGCGGAAATCCTCGCTGTCGGAACGCCATCGGGGATGGAAACCCGCCTGGTTCCCGCTGCCGGCGTGCAACTGGCCACGATCGACCGCGTGCCCTTTCCGCGGAAGCCGTCAGCGGATCTGTTCCGCCTGCCCGGCAGGCTGGCCGGTGCGGTCCGCCAGGCCGGCGCAATCCTGGACCAGGCCAACGCCGATGTGCTGGTGGGAGTGGGCGGGTACGTGTGCACCCCGATGTACCTGGCGGCACGCAAACGCCGCATCCCCGTGGTGATCCACGAAGCCAACGCACGCCCGGGTTTGGCCAACCGCGTGGGAGCATTCCTCAACGGCACGGTTGCCGTGGCATTCGAGGGCACCCCGCTCCGGCACGCCGTCCACGTCGGCATGCCCATGCGGAAGGAAATCTCCGGGCTGGACCGGAAGAGCGCCCGGACCGCGGCCCGGGCAGCCTTGGGGCTCGATCCGCAACAGCCGACGCTGATCGTCACCGGCGGGTCTTCCGGGGCGCAAAGCATCAACCGGACCATCGCCGCCGCGGTGGGCCGGCTTGCCGGTGCCGGCATCCAGACACTTCATGTCACCGGCCGCGGCAAGACCGTGCTGGACGAGGCCGGCCAGCCCCTCGCCGCGGACGGGTACCGGCAGGTGGAGTACATCGATGGCATGGAGCTCGCCTACGCCGCAGCCGACCTTCTGCTGGCACGCTCGGGCGCCGCCACTGTCTGCGAGGTGGCTGCCGTTGGCGTTCCCGCGGTCCTGGTGCCCCTGCCCATCGGCAACGGTGAACAGGCCCTGAACGCGGCCGGCCTGGTGGCCGCAGGCGGCGCGCTGCTGGTGGCCGACCGTGATTTCACGCCCGACTGGGTGGCACGCGAACTGATCCCCCTGATCACCGACAAAGCACGGCTCGCGGCCATGGAAGCCAAGTCCTACCGGCTCGGTATCCGAAACGCCGACCAGCGGATGGCTGGTCTTGTCCTGGAAGCGGTATCCGCATGA
- the ftsW gene encoding putative lipid II flippase FtsW — translation MVSTPTRPQGSKPRSGSAAKAARPPASAGAKLRAVHHKFWSALEGTGTSRNGSTYYLILGATLALTAIGIMMVLSASSVESIAAGKSPYGDALKQGGFAAIGIFTMFVLSRVNVVWLKRLAWPAVGVAVLLLGLVQVVGSEINGNKNWIDVGGITFQPSEAAKLALALWMATVLAMKGRLLNRWQHVLVPAVPMAAVVIVLILVGNDLGTAMIIMMIVAAALFFAGVPLYLFGIAGLIAAAGTAFMAVTSSNRMCRITSWWTGQSCADGVDANYQATNGLYGLASGGWLGVGLGQSRQKYSWIPEAHNDFIFAIIGEELGLVGTVVVLVLFAILGAAIYRVVVAQEDMFHRVLAGTIMVWLLGQATVNMSVVTGLMPVIGVPLPFISYGGSALLMSLCAVGVVLSLAREQMAPSMRPKGMLKFKARKNRDKSQPKNSRKRA, via the coding sequence ATGGTCAGCACGCCCACCCGGCCACAGGGCAGCAAGCCGCGCTCCGGCTCCGCAGCCAAGGCCGCGCGGCCGCCGGCTTCAGCCGGTGCGAAACTGCGGGCCGTCCACCATAAATTCTGGTCGGCCCTGGAGGGCACCGGAACCTCCAGGAACGGCTCCACCTACTACCTGATCCTTGGTGCCACCCTGGCGCTGACCGCCATTGGGATCATGATGGTCCTCTCCGCCTCCAGCGTCGAATCGATCGCCGCCGGTAAATCCCCCTACGGCGACGCCCTGAAACAGGGTGGCTTCGCGGCGATCGGGATCTTCACCATGTTCGTCCTCTCGCGCGTCAATGTGGTGTGGCTCAAGCGGCTGGCATGGCCCGCCGTCGGGGTCGCCGTGCTGTTATTGGGGCTGGTCCAGGTGGTGGGCTCCGAAATCAACGGCAACAAGAACTGGATCGACGTCGGCGGCATCACCTTCCAGCCCTCCGAGGCCGCCAAGCTTGCCCTTGCCCTCTGGATGGCAACGGTCCTGGCCATGAAAGGCAGGCTGCTCAACCGCTGGCAGCACGTGCTGGTTCCCGCTGTGCCCATGGCCGCCGTCGTCATCGTCCTGATCCTGGTGGGCAACGACCTCGGCACGGCCATGATCATCATGATGATCGTCGCCGCCGCCCTGTTCTTTGCCGGTGTGCCGCTCTACCTCTTCGGGATCGCCGGCCTCATCGCCGCCGCAGGCACCGCCTTCATGGCCGTCACCAGCTCCAACCGGATGTGCCGCATCACGTCGTGGTGGACCGGGCAGTCCTGTGCTGACGGCGTCGACGCCAACTACCAGGCAACCAACGGCCTCTACGGCCTCGCCTCGGGAGGCTGGCTCGGCGTGGGCCTGGGCCAGAGCCGGCAGAAGTACAGCTGGATCCCCGAAGCCCACAACGACTTCATTTTCGCCATCATCGGCGAGGAACTCGGCCTGGTGGGGACCGTCGTCGTACTGGTCCTGTTCGCCATCCTGGGCGCTGCCATCTACCGCGTCGTGGTGGCGCAGGAAGACATGTTCCACCGCGTCCTGGCAGGCACCATCATGGTGTGGCTCCTGGGCCAGGCCACGGTGAACATGTCCGTCGTCACCGGCCTGATGCCCGTCATCGGCGTGCCCCTGCCGTTCATCTCCTACGGCGGCTCGGCCCTGCTGATGTCGCTCTGCGCCGTCGGCGTGGTTCTCTCGCTGGCCCGGGAACAAATGGCACCTTCCATGCGGCCCAAAGGAATGCTGAAGTTCAAGGCCAGGAAAAACCGCGACAAGAGCCAACCAAAGAATTCCAGAAAGCGTGCATAA
- the murD gene encoding UDP-N-acetylmuramoyl-L-alanine--D-glutamate ligase yields MGCTAVTVSSRLANLVSWDSDWAGLRVAVTGIGVSGFAAADTLIELGARVVVVDAATSDTARAHADTLKIVGAADVLLGPGAVTHIPRIDGELPELIVTSPGWRPDQALLAAAARAHIPVWGDVELAWRVRIREGRKTADWLAITGTNGKTTTVGLTESMLRAAGLKAIAVGNVGTPILDALRDPVDYDVFAVELSSFQLHWAESLSPVASVCLNVAEDHVDWHGSYDSYLADKAKVYEHTQRACIYNAEQIETERMVENADVVEGCRAVGFTTVTPAISMLGVVEGLLVDRAFIEERRDSAAELASMADLGPLAPRHMVANALAAAGLVRAYGVDAKAVRQGILDYVPGDHRIQPVARLNGVLWVNDSKATNPHAASASLSAFTKVVWIAGGLSKGVSYDDLVRQHSARLKAVVLIGTDRSPLREALRRHAPDVPVIEPDAGDTEDVETASAPGATPAGSSGNGELVMTRAVASAARLADSGDTVLMAPAAASMDQFSSYAHRGGTFIDAVRELVEGQAQTGEE; encoded by the coding sequence ATGGGTTGTACTGCTGTGACCGTTTCCTCCCGCCTGGCCAATCTCGTCTCCTGGGACTCCGACTGGGCCGGCCTGCGCGTTGCCGTCACCGGCATCGGCGTCTCCGGGTTCGCAGCGGCAGACACCCTGATCGAACTTGGCGCGCGCGTGGTGGTGGTGGACGCCGCCACCAGCGACACGGCGCGGGCGCATGCCGACACCCTGAAAATCGTTGGTGCCGCCGACGTCCTGTTGGGCCCGGGTGCCGTCACCCATATTCCCCGGATTGACGGCGAACTCCCGGAACTCATTGTCACCTCGCCTGGCTGGCGCCCGGACCAGGCCCTTCTCGCGGCCGCGGCCCGTGCGCACATCCCGGTATGGGGGGACGTCGAGCTTGCCTGGCGCGTACGGATCAGGGAAGGCCGGAAGACGGCGGACTGGCTGGCCATCACGGGGACGAACGGAAAGACCACCACGGTTGGTCTTACGGAATCGATGCTGCGGGCCGCCGGGCTCAAAGCCATCGCCGTCGGCAACGTCGGCACACCCATCCTCGACGCCCTCCGGGACCCGGTTGACTACGACGTGTTCGCCGTCGAGCTCTCCAGCTTCCAACTGCACTGGGCCGAATCGCTTTCGCCCGTGGCCAGCGTGTGCCTCAACGTCGCTGAGGATCATGTGGACTGGCACGGCTCCTACGATTCCTACCTGGCGGACAAGGCCAAGGTTTACGAGCACACCCAAAGAGCGTGCATCTACAACGCCGAGCAGATTGAAACCGAGCGGATGGTGGAAAACGCCGACGTCGTTGAAGGCTGCCGCGCGGTGGGCTTCACCACGGTCACCCCCGCCATCAGCATGCTCGGCGTCGTGGAAGGTCTGCTGGTGGACCGGGCGTTCATCGAAGAACGCCGGGACAGCGCAGCGGAACTTGCGTCCATGGCCGACCTCGGACCGCTGGCACCGCGACACATGGTCGCCAACGCCCTCGCCGCTGCCGGCCTGGTGCGCGCCTACGGTGTTGACGCCAAGGCCGTCCGCCAGGGCATCCTGGACTATGTCCCGGGGGACCACCGCATCCAGCCCGTGGCCCGCTTGAACGGCGTCCTCTGGGTCAACGACTCCAAAGCCACCAACCCGCACGCTGCCTCGGCGTCCCTCTCGGCCTTCACCAAGGTGGTCTGGATAGCCGGCGGACTGTCAAAGGGCGTCAGCTACGACGATCTCGTCAGGCAGCACTCCGCCCGGCTCAAGGCGGTGGTCCTGATCGGAACAGACAGGAGCCCCCTGCGTGAGGCCCTCCGGCGACACGCGCCGGATGTCCCGGTCATCGAGCCGGACGCGGGCGACACTGAAGACGTGGAGACTGCTTCGGCGCCTGGTGCCACACCGGCCGGTTCCTCCGGCAACGGAGAACTGGTGATGACCCGGGCCGTCGCGTCAGCAGCCCGGCTCGCCGACTCAGGCGACACCGTGCTGATGGCCCCGGCCGCGGCCTCCATGGATCAGTTCTCTTCCTACGCTCACCGTGGTGGTACTTTCATCGACGCTGTCCGCGAGCTGGTGGAAGGGCAGGCCCAGACCGGCGAGGAGTAA
- the mraY gene encoding phospho-N-acetylmuramoyl-pentapeptide-transferase has translation MIALLIGAGLALLCALVGTPLFIRLLVRRGYGQFIRDDGPTSHHTKRGTPTMGGTVVVAAVLLSYGLTHLIMLMMNPDSPGPSASALILLFLMVGMGLVGFLDDFIKISRQRSLGLNAKAKLILQAAVGIIFAILALNFPNDAGLTPASTKISLVRDLPWLDLAFGGTVLGAILFVIWSNLIVTAATNGVNLTDGLDGLAAGASIMVFGAYTLMGIWQSNQACGSPREAGSGCYSVRDPLDLALLAAILSAALVGFLWWNTSPAKIFMGDTGSLAIGGAVAGFAILSRTELLLGIVGGLFVLITLSVIIQVGYFKATGGKRVFKMAPLQHHFELKGWAEVTVVVRFWILGGLFVAVGLGIFYAEWVVLL, from the coding sequence GTGATTGCTCTCCTGATCGGTGCGGGCCTTGCCCTGCTCTGCGCCCTCGTCGGCACCCCGCTGTTCATCCGGCTGCTGGTCCGCCGCGGCTACGGCCAGTTCATCCGCGACGACGGTCCAACTTCGCACCACACCAAACGCGGAACGCCCACCATGGGCGGCACCGTGGTGGTGGCCGCGGTCCTGCTCAGCTACGGGCTGACCCACCTCATCATGCTGATGATGAACCCGGACTCGCCCGGCCCCTCCGCCTCGGCCCTCATCCTGCTGTTCCTGATGGTGGGCATGGGCCTGGTGGGATTCCTGGACGACTTCATCAAGATCTCCAGGCAGCGGAGCCTTGGCCTCAACGCCAAAGCGAAACTGATCCTCCAGGCAGCCGTCGGCATCATCTTCGCCATCCTGGCCCTGAACTTCCCCAACGACGCCGGACTCACTCCGGCGTCCACCAAGATCTCCCTTGTCCGCGACCTGCCGTGGCTGGACCTCGCATTCGGTGGAACAGTCCTGGGTGCGATCCTGTTCGTCATCTGGTCCAACCTGATCGTCACGGCGGCCACCAACGGCGTCAACCTCACCGACGGCCTGGACGGCCTGGCCGCGGGAGCCTCCATCATGGTGTTCGGTGCATATACGCTCATGGGCATATGGCAGAGCAACCAGGCGTGCGGCTCTCCACGGGAAGCCGGCAGCGGCTGCTACTCCGTCAGGGACCCGCTGGACCTCGCCCTGCTTGCCGCAATCCTGAGTGCGGCCCTGGTGGGCTTCCTCTGGTGGAACACCTCACCGGCCAAGATCTTCATGGGCGACACCGGCTCCCTTGCCATCGGTGGAGCGGTGGCCGGATTCGCCATCCTGTCCAGGACGGAGCTTCTCCTGGGCATCGTGGGCGGCCTCTTCGTGCTGATCACCCTCTCCGTCATCATCCAGGTGGGCTACTTCAAAGCCACGGGCGGAAAGCGCGTGTTCAAGATGGCGCCGCTGCAGCACCACTTCGAGCTCAAGGGGTGGGCCGAGGTTACCGTTGTGGTCCGGTTCTGGATCCTGGGCGGACTCTTCGTCGCCGTGGGCCTGGGCATCTTCTACGCTGAATGGGTTGTACTGCTGTGA
- the murF gene encoding UDP-N-acetylmuramoyl-tripeptide--D-alanyl-D-alanine ligase, producing MIAFTAAEIAEITNGRLDADPGITPLSVVTDSREATQGSLYVAKPGEQADGHDFLDAAFAAGAVLALVERPVAAPDGTGYPTVLVADAVLAMGALAAEAVRRIRAARAEAGDQLTVVGITGSAGKTTTKDLLAGVLATQGATVSPQGSYNGEVGVPLTVFRAGTDTRYLVIEMGATGVGHIRYLAEMVKPDIGVVLAVGTAHAGEFGGVENIALAKGEMVEGLAAAGTAIINLDDERVAAMRSRTSAAVLGFSAEGRPDAQVQALNADTNAEGCPEFDLQLPDGEAPRHVRSRLIGAHHTGNLLAAASAAWAAGVPGNHIAESLGNQAAASRWRMERTERPDGVTIINDAYNANPESMRAALRTLADLGRGRRTWAVLGAMLELGEDSIREHTAVGTQVVRLNISRLLVVGREARALYVSAVQEGSWGDECLFAETADEAYQILDAELQPGDLVLFKSSNSVGLRHLGDRIALPTSPTPADERSTLL from the coding sequence ATGATTGCATTTACTGCGGCGGAAATCGCCGAAATCACCAACGGGCGCCTGGACGCCGATCCCGGAATTACGCCCCTTTCGGTGGTGACGGATTCACGCGAAGCCACGCAGGGTTCGCTCTACGTCGCGAAGCCGGGCGAGCAGGCCGACGGCCACGACTTCCTGGACGCCGCCTTTGCCGCCGGAGCCGTCCTGGCCCTCGTCGAGCGCCCCGTCGCCGCGCCGGACGGCACGGGCTACCCGACGGTCCTGGTTGCCGACGCCGTCCTCGCCATGGGCGCCCTGGCGGCTGAAGCTGTCCGCCGGATTCGTGCCGCACGGGCAGAAGCAGGTGACCAGCTGACGGTTGTTGGCATCACGGGTTCGGCCGGCAAGACCACCACCAAGGACCTGCTGGCGGGAGTACTCGCCACCCAGGGGGCGACCGTATCGCCCCAGGGGTCCTACAACGGTGAGGTGGGTGTCCCGCTGACGGTCTTCCGGGCCGGGACCGACACACGCTACCTGGTCATCGAAATGGGCGCCACGGGCGTCGGCCACATCCGTTACCTGGCGGAGATGGTCAAGCCCGACATCGGAGTTGTCCTCGCCGTCGGAACGGCGCACGCAGGCGAGTTCGGGGGAGTGGAGAACATCGCCCTGGCCAAGGGCGAGATGGTTGAAGGACTTGCCGCTGCAGGCACCGCGATCATCAACCTTGACGACGAACGCGTCGCGGCGATGCGCAGCCGGACCTCCGCGGCAGTCCTCGGGTTCTCCGCAGAAGGCCGCCCGGATGCCCAGGTGCAGGCACTGAATGCCGACACCAACGCTGAAGGCTGCCCGGAATTCGATCTCCAGTTGCCGGACGGCGAAGCGCCACGCCACGTCCGCAGCCGGCTCATCGGCGCCCATCACACAGGCAACCTGCTGGCAGCAGCGTCAGCCGCCTGGGCCGCAGGGGTGCCGGGGAACCATATCGCAGAATCACTGGGCAACCAGGCCGCCGCCAGCCGCTGGCGCATGGAGCGGACCGAACGGCCGGACGGCGTCACCATCATCAACGACGCCTACAACGCCAACCCGGAGTCAATGCGTGCAGCCCTGCGCACCCTTGCCGACCTTGGCCGGGGCCGCCGGACCTGGGCTGTCCTGGGGGCCATGCTCGAACTCGGTGAGGACTCCATCCGGGAGCACACCGCAGTGGGCACCCAGGTGGTACGCCTCAACATCTCCAGGCTGCTGGTGGTAGGCCGCGAAGCCCGGGCCCTCTACGTCTCCGCCGTCCAGGAAGGATCCTGGGGCGACGAATGCCTCTTCGCCGAAACCGCCGATGAGGCCTACCAAATCCTTGACGCAGAACTCCAACCAGGGGACCTGGTGCTGTTCAAGTCCTCCAACAGCGTTGGGCTTCGCCATTTGGGCGATCGGATAGCATTACCCACATCCCCGACACCTGCCGACGAAAGGAGCACTCTGCTGTGA
- a CDS encoding UDP-N-acetylmuramoyl-L-alanyl-D-glutamate--2,6-diaminopimelate ligase: MSEFTTPGGDAARDESPGRFRPTAVAAVPLAAVGKAIGVAVPAPAAEVEVTGISINSRTVEPGDLYVALPGASRHGADFVTDAIGAGAAAVLTDDAGARLLALAAETSVPVLVVDSPRNKVGPLSALIYRSQSSDGRPLQLLGVTGTNGKTTTTYFITSLLRALGRQAGLIGTIEIQAGGEPIPSLLTTPESPEVHGLLALMHERGLDAAAMEVSSHAISYQRVDGLLFDVAGFTNLTQDHLDLHHSMDGYFATKAELFTPGRARRAVVTVDDEWGRQLAGNAQVPVTTLSTGGHTPADWTVTASSPRGLGTDFTLTGPAGAVLNVHTGLPGGFNVANAALAALMVLTSGVDAAVLQDALDRADPFTVAVPGRMQLISDRPAAVVDFAHNTDALARALEAVRSPEPDSRLIVVFGATGQRDQGKRPAMGAIAARLADTVIITDDDPHDEDAAAIRADVLAGAREAVQKESLDAELMEVFPRAEAIRRAAELARPQDTILVAGRGHEVWQEVKGVNLALDDRVELRSALTARGFNVLHDHRIES, encoded by the coding sequence TTGTCAGAGTTCACCACGCCCGGCGGCGACGCTGCCCGGGACGAAAGTCCGGGCCGCTTCCGGCCGACTGCCGTAGCGGCTGTCCCGCTGGCCGCCGTCGGGAAGGCCATCGGAGTAGCTGTTCCCGCTCCGGCCGCCGAGGTGGAGGTGACGGGCATCTCCATCAACTCCCGCACCGTGGAGCCCGGCGATCTGTACGTGGCACTGCCCGGGGCCAGCCGGCATGGCGCGGACTTCGTCACGGATGCCATCGGAGCAGGCGCGGCAGCTGTGCTGACGGATGATGCGGGCGCACGGCTCCTTGCCCTCGCCGCGGAAACGTCCGTCCCGGTGCTGGTTGTGGACAGTCCACGCAACAAGGTGGGTCCCCTCTCTGCCCTGATCTACCGGAGCCAGTCCTCGGACGGCCGTCCGCTGCAGCTTCTCGGGGTTACCGGAACCAACGGGAAAACCACCACCACCTACTTCATCACCTCGCTGTTGCGGGCCCTGGGGCGGCAGGCAGGCCTGATCGGCACCATCGAAATCCAGGCCGGCGGTGAACCCATTCCCAGCCTCCTCACCACGCCGGAATCACCGGAGGTCCACGGATTGCTGGCGCTCATGCACGAGCGGGGGCTCGACGCCGCAGCCATGGAGGTGTCCTCCCACGCCATTTCCTACCAGCGGGTGGACGGGCTGCTTTTCGACGTCGCCGGATTCACGAACCTTACCCAGGACCACCTGGACCTTCACCACAGCATGGACGGCTACTTCGCCACGAAGGCAGAGCTCTTCACTCCGGGGCGCGCCCGCCGCGCCGTGGTGACGGTCGACGACGAGTGGGGCCGGCAACTGGCCGGCAACGCCCAGGTGCCGGTCACCACGCTTAGCACCGGCGGCCACACGCCCGCTGACTGGACCGTGACGGCCTCCTCGCCGCGCGGGCTCGGGACCGACTTCACGCTGACAGGGCCGGCGGGTGCCGTCCTGAACGTCCACACCGGACTGCCGGGCGGCTTCAACGTTGCCAACGCTGCCCTCGCGGCCCTGATGGTCCTCACCTCCGGAGTGGACGCCGCCGTCCTGCAGGACGCACTGGACCGTGCCGACCCCTTTACGGTGGCCGTGCCCGGCCGCATGCAGCTGATTTCCGACCGGCCCGCCGCCGTCGTGGACTTTGCCCACAACACTGATGCCCTGGCGCGGGCACTGGAAGCGGTCCGCTCGCCCGAACCCGACTCACGGCTGATCGTGGTGTTCGGTGCCACAGGGCAACGGGACCAGGGCAAACGCCCGGCCATGGGCGCCATCGCCGCACGCCTGGCGGACACCGTGATCATCACCGACGACGACCCCCACGACGAAGACGCCGCCGCCATCCGTGCGGACGTGCTCGCCGGGGCCCGGGAGGCCGTGCAGAAGGAATCCCTCGACGCCGAGTTGATGGAAGTCTTCCCGCGGGCCGAGGCCATCCGGCGCGCCGCGGAACTTGCGCGCCCGCAGGACACCATTCTTGTCGCCGGCCGCGGGCACGAGGTCTGGCAGGAGGTAAAAGGCGTCAACCTCGCCCTGGACGACAGGGTGGAACTGCGCAGCGCCTTGACAGCCAGGGGATTCAACGTTCTCCATGACCACCGGATAGAGTCCTAG